Proteins from one Setaria italica strain Yugu1 chromosome V, Setaria_italica_v2.0, whole genome shotgun sequence genomic window:
- the LOC111257328 gene encoding homeobox protein knotted-1-like 1: MAGPRWTRPTSCSTSARAGTSSPSSPRGACSQSPRRPISRRSCSTEDLYNIHPGISRVGSATSEASVTGVGGLAPPLDLTELMKAQIASHPRYPSLLSAYIECRKKRAVLPFCYYVQRDLAALAVASLLEEVSREGRATGPGSGTAEISVDPELDEFMLCSWVDEFTEISAVDFCFVSGNSRWTVVPVAVI, translated from the exons ATGGCCGGCCCGCGCTGGACCCGCCCGACCTCGTGCTCGACCTCTGCGCGGGCGGGGACCTCTTCTCCCTCGTCTCCGCGCGGGGCCTGCTCCCAGAGCCCAAGGCGGCCGATCTCGCGGCGCAGCTGCTCCACGGAGGATCTGTACAACATCCACCCCGGGATCTCGCGGGTCGGCAGTGCGACGAGCGAGGCGTCCGTCACCGGCGTTGGTGGGCTGGCGCCGCCGTTGGATCTAACAGAGCTCATGAAGGCGCAAATCGCCAGCCACCCGCGctacccctccctcctctccgcctACATCGAGTGCCGTAAGAAGCGTGCAGTGCTGCCGTTTTGCTACTACGTGCAGAGAGATCTTGCGGCGCTAGCT GTGGCGTCGCTGCTGGAGGAGGTCAGCCGGGAGGGGCGTGCTACCGGCCCCGGCTCCGGCACCGCGGAGATTAGCGTCGATCCCGAGCTCGACGAGTTCATGCTCTGCTCTTGGGTCGACGAGTTCACGGAGATCAGCGCAGTGGATTTTTGCTTCGTTTCTGGCAATAGTCGATGGACAGTAGTGCCGGTAGCAGTAATCTAG